In Vulpes lagopus strain Blue_001 chromosome 1, ASM1834538v1, whole genome shotgun sequence, a genomic segment contains:
- the ZBTB12 gene encoding zinc finger and BTB domain-containing protein 12 isoform X2, with amino-acid sequence MASGVEVLRFQLPGHEAATLRNMNQLRAEERFCDVTIVADSLKFRGHKVILAACSPFLRDQFLLNPSSELQVSLMHSARIVADLLLSCYTGALEFAVRDIVNYLTAASYLQMEHVVEKCRNALSQFIEPKIGLKEDGISDASLVSSVSATKSLLPPARTPKPAPKPPPPPPLPPPLLRPVKLEFPLDEDLELKAEEEDEDEDEDVSDICIVKVESALEVAHRLKPPGGLGGGLSIGGSVGGHLGELTQSSVPPSTVAPQQGVVKACYSLSEDAEGEGLLLIPGGRASVGATSGLVEAAAVAMAARGAGGSLGAGGSRGPLPGGFSSGNPLKNIKCTKCPEVFQGVEKLVFHMRAQHFIFMCPRCGKQFNHSSNLNRHMNVHRGVKSHSCGICGKCFTQKSTLHDHLNLHSGARPYRCSYCDVRFAHKPAIRRHLKEQHGKTTAENVLEASVAEINVLIR; translated from the coding sequence ATGGCCTCTGGGGTGGAAGTCCTGCGCTTCCAGCTGCCCGGCCACGAGGCCGCTACCCTGCGGAACATGAACCAGCTCCGCGCAGAGGAGCGGTTTTGCGACGTGACCATTGTGGCCGACAGCCTCAAGTTCCGTGGCCACAAGGTCATCCTGGCCGCGTGTTCGCCTTTCCTGAGGGACCAGTTCCTGCTGAACCCCAGTTCCGAGCTGCAGGTCTCACTGATGCACAGTGCGCGCATCGTGGCGGACCTGCTCCTCTCCTGCTACACCGGTGCGCTGGAATTCGCTGTCAGGGACATCGTCAACTACCTGACGGCTGCCTCCTACCTGCAGATGGAGCACGTGGTGGAGAAATGCAGGAACGCCCTCAGCCAGTTCATTGAGCCCAAAATAGGCCTCAAAGAGGACGGGATCAGTGATGCCAGCCTTGTGAGCAGCGTCAGTGCCACCaaatccctcctccctcctgccaggACCCCAAAGCCAGCCCCcaagcctccacccccaccccctctgccccctccactcCTGAGGCCTGTGAAACTGGAGTTCCCTCTGGATGAGGACCTGGAGCTGAAGGCCGAGGAAGAAGATGAGGATGAGGACGAGGACGTGTCTGACATCTGCATCGTCAAGGTGGAGTCGGCCCTAGAGGTGGCCCACCGGCTCAAACCTCCTGGAGGTCTGGGAGGAGGCCTGAGCATTGGCGGCTCCGTGGGCGGCCACCTGGGAGAGCTGACCCAGAGCAGCGTGCCCCCCAGCACTGTGGCCCCACAGCAGGGTGTAGTGAAAGCCTGCTATAGCCTCTCAGAGGACGCAGAGGGGGAGGGTTTGCTGTTGATCCCTGGAGGCCGGGCCAGCGTGGGGGCCACCTCAGGCCTGGTGGAGGCAGCAGCGGTGGCCATGGctgcccggggggcggggggcagcctgggggcagggggcagccggGGACCCCTGCCTGGGGGCTTTTCCAGTGGAAACCCCCTAAAAAACATCAAGTGCACCAAGTGCCCGGAAGTATTCCAGGGTGTGGAGAAGCTGGTCTTCCACATGCGGGCGCAGCACTTCATCTTCATGTGCCCGCGCTGCGGCAAGCAGTTCAACCACAGCAGCAACCTCAACCGCCACATGAACGTGCACCGCGGCGTCAAGTCGCACTCGTGTGGCATCTGCGGCAAGTGCTTCACGCAGAAGTCCACACTGCACGACCACCTCAACCTGCACTCTGGAGCCAGGCCCTACCGCTGCTCCTACTGCGACGTGCGCTTCGCTCACAAGCCTGCCATTAGGCGGCACCTCAAGGAGCAGCATGGCAAGACCACGGCAGAGAACGTGCTGGAGGCCAGCGTGGCGGAGATCAATGTCCTCATCCGCTAG
- the ZBTB12 gene encoding zinc finger and BTB domain-containing protein 12 isoform X1: MGREARRHRGGGAGKGVWNVFPLWRTNNIGQRGGQAVRPFNRVGGPGKKGGSGRGESCSFNSLPSSSSLSSRRRRGARGLEHTARAAPAPPSLRPRGVGPARAPRAPPRLRAARALPVFGGAANPGGGGGDRGGKTARGTGPGLPTPATMASGVEVLRFQLPGHEAATLRNMNQLRAEERFCDVTIVADSLKFRGHKVILAACSPFLRDQFLLNPSSELQVSLMHSARIVADLLLSCYTGALEFAVRDIVNYLTAASYLQMEHVVEKCRNALSQFIEPKIGLKEDGISDASLVSSVSATKSLLPPARTPKPAPKPPPPPPLPPPLLRPVKLEFPLDEDLELKAEEEDEDEDEDVSDICIVKVESALEVAHRLKPPGGLGGGLSIGGSVGGHLGELTQSSVPPSTVAPQQGVVKACYSLSEDAEGEGLLLIPGGRASVGATSGLVEAAAVAMAARGAGGSLGAGGSRGPLPGGFSSGNPLKNIKCTKCPEVFQGVEKLVFHMRAQHFIFMCPRCGKQFNHSSNLNRHMNVHRGVKSHSCGICGKCFTQKSTLHDHLNLHSGARPYRCSYCDVRFAHKPAIRRHLKEQHGKTTAENVLEASVAEINVLIR; encoded by the exons ATGGGCCGCGAGGCCCGGAGGCACAGAGGAGGGGGAGCGGGAAAGGGGGTGTGGAACGTATTTCCGCTCTGGCGGACAAATAATATCGGCCAAAGGGGAGGCCAGGCCGTCCGGCCCTTTAACCGTGTGGGGGGGCCGGGGAAGAAAGGGGGGTCGGGAAGGGGGGAATCCTGCTCCTTTaattccctcccctcttcctcctccctgagTTCTCGCCGACGCCGAGGCGCGCGGGGCCTGGAACACACCGCGcgagccgcccccgcccctccctccctgcgcCCACGCGGAGTTGGCCCCGCGCGCGCGCCTCGTGCACCCCCGCGCCTGCGCGCTGCCCGGGCCCTGCCCGTGTTCGGGGGCGCCGCCAAccccggggggggtgggggagataggGGGGGAAAAACAGCGCGCGGAACCGGGCCAG GGTTGCCCACCCCTGCCACAATGGCCTCTGGGGTGGAAGTCCTGCGCTTCCAGCTGCCCGGCCACGAGGCCGCTACCCTGCGGAACATGAACCAGCTCCGCGCAGAGGAGCGGTTTTGCGACGTGACCATTGTGGCCGACAGCCTCAAGTTCCGTGGCCACAAGGTCATCCTGGCCGCGTGTTCGCCTTTCCTGAGGGACCAGTTCCTGCTGAACCCCAGTTCCGAGCTGCAGGTCTCACTGATGCACAGTGCGCGCATCGTGGCGGACCTGCTCCTCTCCTGCTACACCGGTGCGCTGGAATTCGCTGTCAGGGACATCGTCAACTACCTGACGGCTGCCTCCTACCTGCAGATGGAGCACGTGGTGGAGAAATGCAGGAACGCCCTCAGCCAGTTCATTGAGCCCAAAATAGGCCTCAAAGAGGACGGGATCAGTGATGCCAGCCTTGTGAGCAGCGTCAGTGCCACCaaatccctcctccctcctgccaggACCCCAAAGCCAGCCCCcaagcctccacccccaccccctctgccccctccactcCTGAGGCCTGTGAAACTGGAGTTCCCTCTGGATGAGGACCTGGAGCTGAAGGCCGAGGAAGAAGATGAGGATGAGGACGAGGACGTGTCTGACATCTGCATCGTCAAGGTGGAGTCGGCCCTAGAGGTGGCCCACCGGCTCAAACCTCCTGGAGGTCTGGGAGGAGGCCTGAGCATTGGCGGCTCCGTGGGCGGCCACCTGGGAGAGCTGACCCAGAGCAGCGTGCCCCCCAGCACTGTGGCCCCACAGCAGGGTGTAGTGAAAGCCTGCTATAGCCTCTCAGAGGACGCAGAGGGGGAGGGTTTGCTGTTGATCCCTGGAGGCCGGGCCAGCGTGGGGGCCACCTCAGGCCTGGTGGAGGCAGCAGCGGTGGCCATGGctgcccggggggcggggggcagcctgggggcagggggcagccggGGACCCCTGCCTGGGGGCTTTTCCAGTGGAAACCCCCTAAAAAACATCAAGTGCACCAAGTGCCCGGAAGTATTCCAGGGTGTGGAGAAGCTGGTCTTCCACATGCGGGCGCAGCACTTCATCTTCATGTGCCCGCGCTGCGGCAAGCAGTTCAACCACAGCAGCAACCTCAACCGCCACATGAACGTGCACCGCGGCGTCAAGTCGCACTCGTGTGGCATCTGCGGCAAGTGCTTCACGCAGAAGTCCACACTGCACGACCACCTCAACCTGCACTCTGGAGCCAGGCCCTACCGCTGCTCCTACTGCGACGTGCGCTTCGCTCACAAGCCTGCCATTAGGCGGCACCTCAAGGAGCAGCATGGCAAGACCACGGCAGAGAACGTGCTGGAGGCCAGCGTGGCGGAGATCAATGTCCTCATCCGCTAG